The Labrus mixtus chromosome 21, fLabMix1.1, whole genome shotgun sequence nucleotide sequence CAATATATTTCAAATCTAGAATCAAAATCACCACCCCGCTGCTGGATACATTCATGTGTACTACTCAAGACATCATTGGTCATTGATTTCAGTGAACCCAAACATGGAGTAGTTTCCTGCTTCCTACGTGTCACaaatattttgaaagaaaaaaaaaaagtcttaaaaacgTGTTTGACTATACAGATTGTGAAATGATGGGTGTGTGCTGGTGTAAGAGAGGGTTGTAAAAAAGGGAAGGGGGGGGTTTCCTAAGCTGTCATGTACCTTCCTCTTTTCATGTGATTTGTCACTGTGGTGCGGCTCAAGCTGTCTACCACAATCATCACGCTTTCATAATGTAGAGCCTTGAATATGATATTTAGATACTTGATATCAGCCAATGGGTACACTTTATAAATCATAaacaaaaaactcctgaagacACAtccaggggtgtgtccagaggggtggcatgggccccgaTTGAAATCTGATCGGCCACCCCTGAATCCAAATCTATCATTGGCTATTTGTCTAagcagaggcgggacttaaatAAGAATCcaatattttgtctgttttcaacAGGCTTATCTTAGTAAGTTCAGTTGTTAACAATTACTTTGCTCTTTTGATTAAAATTCCCAAGAAAAACCTTGTGCACACGGTCCAACTTGCAATGGATTTAATTGCCAataaatttatttttacaagttaGACAGTGTACAAGAGTTAAGTACTAAATACTAAATTATGACATTTGacatacatttctgtttttcagtccgtaaagaatcaagctaagaagatttatatgttgccaaattgttttattaataaatCATGAGTGGGCTGGGGAGAAAGGTAAAACAAAAGTTGAATTTATTTGCGTGCATGTGCCCACAAACGTCATGCCATCCCTGCTCAGTACCCCAGGTGGGCCACCCCGGtttaaaaagtctggacacgcccctggatACATCTGCAAGCTGTCTTGTCAGTGTGGCTGCTTTGGACAGTATTAACACCTCCTCTTGTGTGAATTGGCAGAAGGCAGTATGTGCTGAGGACAGTAAGTAGAAAATAGGAAAATGGAAATATTCTAATTCTCTGCTGCCCATACTCCCTGTGAGAGCTCAAACAGGATGTCATGTTGTTACGCTTACTGAACTGCTGAGCTCTTATCACACAAACAAGAGCAGGTCATAGTGGTGGTTAACATTTGATGATCAGTAATGTGTCATTCTCAGCtcctgaaagataaaaaaaagaaatccttcagATCTTACCATGTTTCTGAAGTGAGCGCTGAGGGTGCCTGTGGCCTGGTGATACTCCATCACACAGTTGTTGTTGAGGATCTCTCCACTGCTTTcactatgagggacaaaaacagaTCCGATGATGATTAAGAACTACTTGAATATGCCGACGAAACTGacgatttctattgtgttcagcaaagtccataacctgcagtttctgtgcagctgtggtGCTCTTTTAGTAACATGCCCTTTGTGTAGTTTGCTCTCCTACAGGCTACAGTACAGTAGTTGAGCTCTATTGTGGCCTATTGTGAAAGTTGTGTACAGAACCACGTCCCTCAAATCTTGCTGCCCACCTCCGCTGGCCACTTGTTGACTTTTAGTCTTTCATTTAAACCAGCGCTCTACAAACTGTATTCACTGAACTGAATACCACCGTTTGCATTAAATGCATCATAATGACGGAGAACAGATGGTATAAAGTTGTGCTGCTAGCCTTGCTATGTGTCTCAGCAcagcttgcaatacacaatgaatgggagTGAATTTTTGCTTCAATTTCTTCATGtcgtgtgcagtgtgtgatggtgagggCTGCACTCAGTGTTTTACACTGGTAGGTAACACCAGTATGTAGGATACAATCAAAAGTGCGTCTGGTAGATACAGCAGATTTTACAGAACTTATTGTCATTTTAATATCAAAGCAGAGgctcaaattaaatcaaactaaTGACGAGTGCAGTAAAAATGGCTGATTATGAGTCTGCCTGCattcctcacctgtgtgtgctCTCATTCTTCAGCAGAGCTTTGGCCTGCTGCTCGCTGACGATCACAGCCTTAACCTGAGGTGGGTTCATGTGGACGTTGAGCTTCCCGCCCACCAGAAGGCGCACTGTGGCTGCGAACTTGGTCTGGGTCTTTAGCACTTGAGGCGGCTGCTTTTCAATGATGAAGGTactgaaaagagaagagaagacggCAACACGATGGCCGGTCAGTATTTTATCTCACAAGAGGATCTGAGTGGAAATTGATGTTTAACCACAAGCTCTGTGTTTGACGATGTAGATTTGCGTAAGAGAAACTGTCCAACAACAGAATACGCCCAGTAGAGACTTTTAGactttaactttattgtcccataTGGGAAATTCTTCTTCACAGCACTGTACAGATTTGACAGAAATCAACAAATAGTGacagcacagagaaaaacaacagtatACATTACACAATACTAAAGCCCGACCGATTTATtggccagctgataatatccAGTGATCACAGTGTCAAAGTCACAGATATGCGGCGATATTActacatttcatttgagtgtgATCGTATTAAACTCGCAGTTCTCTTtaaccagcagagtgtgctctatggattacaacaagcactATCACCCTCCTTCATGCGGGAACATGCATAGTTATTCTCttgttgagtgaccatcttgtcttcattataaatctgttccccaagtgtttgataactgcagtTGAgggataaataaatgtggaaatctATATCTATATGTATCTCTGCAGATCCAACATAGAtccaagaaagatatcggccaataatcggtattggattttttttctccccaaaatTTTCGATACCAGGTATCGGCACCAAATATTTCACATCAGTCGGGCCctacacattaaacacacaaaaaacacacggCTAATGTGTTGTtccttgttacatctgttttgtaatctgtgtgtcatgatggatgCCGATCTTGCTGGCTGCAAACTAATCTACCTAGGCCAGTAATGGCTTCGGGGATGAGGCCtttctgcacctcagtgctctgtaccCTCGCCCAGACAACAGAAGAGGGAGGTGCTGACTTAGTGGATGTGGTGATGTCCTGTTCTATTGTGGTTGCAATGCGTCTGATGGCTAAACTGTTCAATGCTGTGCGGTTTGGTGTGGAGAGAGCAACTATTTTGGCAGCCATGTTGGTAAAGCGTGTAAGTTTGAGCTGATTTAGTGACTGTGAGCATTACACGAAAAGCACTCAAATCCAAAAAAGCAACTAATAAAGGCAAAGTGGATTTAATCCCTCTCATTGTCAATGCACcctgacaaatacaaataaaataaaaaaataatttcaaatgaagccttgtgtctgtttgtgttgctgccTGTTGAGGTTGAATCTAACCTTGACCAGGTTATGTCACATGCAGAGTGAGCATGCAGAGAAGAGTGAAACTGAAGCCTCACTTTATTCAGTTATTGTGCAATGGGATACTGGTATTATTCTGTGGTTTAGACGTGCGAGTACACTGCACACTGAGTCTCCGATAAGTGTTTCACAATCAGCACAGAAATCTGAACAAGTACAGAAAAAACCATGATGTCTGCTTCATACCTGGTGACCAAGGCGGAGATGATATCAGTGATGTCAGCGTTGAGCTTGCTCAGCAGTTCTTCCATGGGGCCCGGCAGAGGAAGCTGCTGGGTTAGATGTTCACAGCGTCGGATCTGCTGTCGGTTCTGCCAAATCAGGTCAGCCAGCTTCTCGCACCtggtggagagagagatagggggtGGATAGAGGACAAAGTGAGCCTGTGTTGACATCTACAGATGAATAAAGTTGTATAAAGATAAACAACTTtactgaaaatgttgaaaaaaaatgtccttctaTCTATCACAGACAAAATCATAAATCAGCGAGttagcaaaaaaatatttatcatataggctaaaataatttaaagtccTAAATCATAAATACCAGGACTGGAGGACATCCAGCGCCCCCTCATGAGGACCCCCGTTCCCAGCCAGCTGCTGCCTCCTCTTCCATTGGATGAGCTCCTCATCGAGGATCAGAGTCTGCTGCTTCCTCAGCAAGGCCAGAGTCTTCTGGTGTTGTTCTGACAGATCCTGCAAACACACCAACAGCCCAACCCTCAGAAACATTTGCAAACGCAAGACTCAAGTAACACGTGGTGATATAGCAAACGATAATATCATGATACATCATTCTATATTTGTCATCATCGTAAAACCTACAGTTAGCAGTGATAAAAGCTTTTGATTTTGACAGGCTCCACACCGCGCCTCGtcttgtgtgattgtgtgtgtggaaaCGTGTGTGTCATGTCTTCATACAAGCCTGTATTTCTGTAGTGTGCTGGCCTCTCTGGTGAGCCAGGCCTCCACAGTGGTCCTCTTGCTCTGCAGGGTGGTCTCCCGCTGGGTGCGCTcagcaggaggcagagaggaaagGCTACTCAGCTGGGCTGTTAGCAGAGGacgcaggagagagagagagagagagagagagtgagagtgagagtgagagtgagagagagagagagagagagagagagagagagagagacgggactTCTTCAGAATGTGAtttctgcaggcagtgctgaaACTCAGCTCTGACGTCATTACGCAGAAGTTGTGTGATACCGGTGTCCAAGTGTGGGATTTTTTACATTGCTTTACAGCTTTGTGGAAGCATGAGAAGCACGCCCTGTAAACAAGACACACGCTCAGGCCCTGTTTACACCTGGCATCAACATCCATCCTGGGTAATCAGATAACAAGTGGATAGCACATTTACACATTGCATAAACAATTCTTGACAATTACCAATGCATCTCTTTGACCACTTGACAAAGCGGGATAAGAGGGTAAACCTGGGTGATAAAGCCTAAGGTCAGAGTTTTCTGTGTCACCAAGCTGGCTCTGTTTGAACCTGACTAGATCACCATGGTTaccgctgttgcctcacagcaaggaggttcctATAAACCCCCGTCGGACAGGGGCTCCCTGGACTGTTTGCCCTTACCTCCCGCCCAATAGCAGGTGGGATCGTCAGTTTAACGTGGCTGCTTTTACAACGAATACCCAGATAATTCTATAAGTCTGGTATCATCACATATTTAATCAATTACGTTACttctgtgtatttttcataAAGTGAGAGGCTAGCCGACCGTATTAATGGaacatggacttgagcttgtatagctcttttctagtcttctgacaactcaaagagcttttacaccgcatgtcacacctacacattcacacactgatgacagaggctgctatgtaaagtgaccatcagaagtaactaatcccctTCATGCACATGTATACGcggctgatgaagcagcgggagcaacttcaggttaagtgtcttgcccggaGAAACctggacatgtgactgcaggagctggataTCAAACCCCGACCGTCCAGTTGAGAGATAACGACCACTGAGCAACTGCCTAAATCATATGTATCGTTGTTCAAGTTTAAgagtagtactgtgtgtgtttgtaatagaaataaacaaatagcTCGGACGGTTTATCTGATGATGAAAACCAAACTATTAATAATCTCTTTTCTGCAGCGTCCCTCTCCTTCCGTGCAGCAGTGAGCTGTTTCACAGTAATAACTCTCATTATTTTAGTCTGACAGAAGCAGACAGTCGGTGAGTGTTGATTTATGTCGCGGAGGAAGAACCAAATGGCGCACTTATTGGTCCCTCTtatgtgagcacacacacacaacctgaagCAGAAAGCCTGAACTAACATGTTAAGTTCATGAACAGCTTCGTCGTACCTGATGTCTCTTATCAGAGTTTACTGAAGCTCACTCCAAGAGACGCCTCTGGATGTTGAGCTCGCTTCGTGGTACATCCCTCTTGGCCAGAATGATGTTGAGTGACGGACGATTTGGGAACTTGTTTCTGATTAACTGCTCAATATTTCTCATTTCATCCCATTCAAATGCAAATGTAGCTGAGGCATTATCGAGGGGTATGTAAGGTCAAATCACGGCCCGTATTGATGAGGTGAGAgagtgctttttatttttcaacatccTGAACATGGAGAGAGCACATGGAGGCGGACGAGAGATGTGACCCATGAGGAGTTCATCACAGTTTAGAATAGTGCAGCTGTTAATATAACACAGATCTTATGAGAAGTTTCGAGCCACAGAAAGTGTCATTGAGCCTGGATCTCACGCGCTGTGCAAAGTTCAGGAATGAATAAATCCCATTTATTTTAGTATTCTATCttgttgatgtttatttgtcCCATTTGAGAAGATTCTTCTCTCTTTGGCTGGACTTTGGTGAATGGAGGATTTTTGTCACTCTCGACCTCTTGCCTAGTGTCTGACAGTGAAGAGGTTCTCTGAATATTTGTAACTATGGTTGAGGACCCGAGACGTTTTCTCATCTTGTGCATCGCTTTTGATCAATTGCTGGTTTTTACGATGGACATGATGTACATGTCGTGCTTGAGCATGGTACAGGGCAAATGGGCCTAATGTGAGTGCGCCCCAAAAGTGCAGATGGGAGTGTGCCGGGTGGCTGAGACAGGTAACGGGGAGCCGGGTTATGGAGGGCTTTATAGGTGATAATTAACAGTTTGAAGTGGATAAGCTGGGGGGTGGGGAGCCAGAGGTGGTCACGGGttcgagagtgtgtgtgaagacaAGCGGCAGAATTCTGCATATTAATTATTATAAGTGTGTATGATTTTCCTCTGTTGACTGAGGTGTGGCTGATCTCCTTGCCGTTTAACTTTCTGTATACTGTAGAGGATTCTGTCTCTTAAGGTGGTTCAAAAGGTTTTTCATTGCCAACCGATATGCCAACATTTACTGTGCAAACTTTGCAAATAAAGGTGTATGTGCCTTGTCAGTTTGGGCAAACCCAAACCAGTTCCATATTACTGAGATCAACCTCATTTCAAGGAGTAactcttcagtttttttttttcccaaccgTCCTTTCCACTTCAATGTGAATCCCTCCCTATGATTGGTTTAACTCTGTGTCAGTAGGAGGCACAAAATGGACTAGCAAATAGTGTTATGTggctgagaaaaaaatctttgtaTGCATCAGGGTACTAGCAAAGAACTGCAATGGACAGAATCCTTCATGACCTAGTATAGTCCTATCACACAGCCCTTACCTTTCAGGTGTGAACAGCTGTACATAAATCTGCTCCCCTGTGTTCAAACCACCCAGGAGGCCTCAATAATACCAGCTATAAATCCCTGTGTTAACGTGACATAATGTTTGAGACTgcgtgcatgtttgtgcatgtttgtgtgtgtgtgtgtgtgtgtgtgtgtcttcgtcCTCACCCTGGATGCGCAGGTTCTCCTGGTACTGGATGATGAAGTACTCCTGGCTGTGCTGCAGTTTCCTCATTTCATTCTCAGTTTCCTGTGTGGCCAGGCGGAGCTCCTCAAAGGTCTGGTTGATCTGCTGGTGGCGCTGTGACAGGCTGTCCATGGCCTGCCCCCCACTCCCACAGCTGGCCTGCacacaaaacatgcaaaacGATCCAGATGTTGCTTTTAtgcttctttgtttctttctttctatgtATAACATTGACACATTATGTATTGTTGTGAGATAATTACTACCAGCTTTGTTACTTAGATTTGAATCCTGTATACAAATTAAAcgagtatgcacacacacatctaaactAAATaagacagacaacaacaaaactgaGGAAGTGAAGTGCTTTAACACTGCAGGGATCTAATGTCCTCACCATCAGAAACTGTTTTCCAAAGAACCCTATGCAAAACTTCTGTAACGTGATGAATCACACCGTTTCCTCTCGGCTTCATTTGAATCAAACACGTCAAACTACCGGGggggacaaaaacaaacccatagatagatagatagataatatgaatggacgaagcctgagtgacatcacccaacTATTAATACATAGTTGTTTCCCTGCTGAAATGCTGTCTAACTTTAAGTCAATCCAACGACAggatgagagctggagctgagtcGGGTTTTATAAGCCTCTTGCCAAACCTTATTCTGAATAACGCTCATCCttcaaaaaatctaaaaagatGAGTAATCAACAAGTTAACTACCTGATCGAGGCATGAGCGAATCAGACGTATttggtttttgaaccaggctgtaaacatgtttacttttgctgtaaaaactggcgtttttgaatgggtgttaagccgttttcacatatgcactccggataatatctagatatttacaggaggacttctccagagattctcccgacctagccgttcacatatgctcctcacagcgggggactatccttgtcagaggggagggaggtCGGGGGATTccccgaggtaagacgtgacgtaaataaacaacatggaAGTAGCGGCTGAAgaaacagagtccgctacacgacgctataatgagaatatttgtctttatatcaatgctatgtgtaatccaatggaatgacaacatccacagaagagtggagaacaactgactgacgaacagaaaacataatgcagccgtttaattaggtgcacagagatcatagtggtcgcgtgcagacactttatgcagtcactgtatataaacgccATTCTCTTTCTATTCTCTGTCTCTATacgtcagctctgtgattgaccaGGGTgcaaccccgcctctcgcccaatgacagctgggatcagttGCAGCGCCTCCACGACCCagaacgggaaaagcggtaaagataatggatggatagattaaTTGAATGTCCATTGATATCGTTCATTTACTATCCTATAATGCAGTGCTTCAACAGCACGTTATCTCGTCCTGTGTTCTGCTACATGACATAGTGAACATGGCGCCCTGCTATGTGCCGgctgtttcattttattcaacTTGAATTGTTTTGCTTTGAGACAGACAAACAATCCTTTATAACTTACATTTGTAGCTTCCTGAACCAGCCTCTGCTCTGAGTGCAGGATGTGTTTTATGCATCTCACCAGCTCCAAAGGACATCGATCATAGGTGCTCTGCAGAGAtttcacacagacaaaaaattAAAGAGGTCACTTTTTGGCACATTAAACAGAATTACAGTCATTTCCTGTAGACATACCCTTTACCTCTTGCATAACTCTCACATTAAccactgacacaaaaaaaaaaaagaaatcagcttTTTGTCTTGTCTTCGGTCAGGAATACTTCCCCAAAAGTAGGTTAGATTAGAGTATGCACTCACAGGGACACCACCCAATCATTCATAAAGGGAAAAAGTTCAATCCAATACCATATTAACAATTATGCCAATGTCAGAGTCAGAGCTCTTTCTGTTCAGCTAACTGCAATGGCTCTGCTcatattgacttttttttttttttaaagctgttttgcacacatgcacacaaatttCTAGAAACTTTAGGACAGTCTGCCCCTGACCTCAGGAAGCAGAAAAGCCCCCGCTATAATGACCTGCTGTAATATGCTTTTACATCAACACACAGGTAATTGGACGTTTTCAcagcctaactatggataacacgtatcttTCATCAAAACGGATGCAttattaaaaatctaaaatgttttttgaaccaggctgtaaacatgttgtttctACTGAAACaacaggcttttttggctgtggtgtgtatgtgacttccgggactgatgaagccagcctcaagcggaccctcgaagaactgcaggattttgcacttccgcattggcttcatttttccaacACCAGATGTTGCCGCTTGAAATTTCCctgcgactgcaaacagagctggccaatcagagctgagtgggcacgtggggaggggggccttaaagagacagcaacTAAAAACgaaccgtttcaggcagaggctgaaagtTATTGTCGCTATtataagataaataaggaggttttttgaGCTACACAGCTACACAATGCAACTCAATAGGTGTCCCATACTGACATGAGTATTGGTGAAAGTGagtataatagatctcctttaaacatTACAACTGGCGGTCTGTTATGCATTTGTGTTACTCAATTGTCACACAGTACAATATAAAGTCATCAGTACTCAACCAATGGACAGAATACATGAGTGAGTGTAATAGAGAAACACCTTTATATCAAAGGAAAGGTAAGTAGTAGTTGGCTGGTACCTTGAGCTGGTTAGCATAGTGACCCAGTTTGATCTTGAGCAGGAAGCCGTCCTCTCCCCCCTGAAGCGTGGCTTTCTTCTGCAGCTCGGTCACCAGGTTGTCCAGTAGACGCTTGGCTTTGGCCTCCTCTGCCGGGTTGTCCAACTCAACTGAATCCCTGTAAATGGCATTAACACAAATCTAGATTATCAACCAAtccaaagaaaatgtaaaactcaCTTTCGCTCAAACGTCTGGCTGTTGAttgagtttttttaattgacccatTAAGGTAGGATTTCTTATAAAAGGGTTTCCCATGAAAATCCTCGGCTGTGTGTGTTGGCCCTGCAAGTCTAATCCCTCATTAtgaacatatatatttaaatacctcTCCATAGTGCTGCTGACACCAATCCAACCAAACGACAGAGTGGAATCAGTCCATTCATGAGGTCCACTCATGATCAGTGGATTGCCCCACTTGCATCTGTTTCCCTCTCCCAATAtatgtttgttgactgttttcatCAGCAGTATGACAAGGATGCACAAGAAACACAGCTCATGTTTTGGCAGTTTTAACCCTCAGACCTTGGACCTTTGCTAGActgtcatccccccactctctcctcccgccaatttgtctctcttcagctgttggatccattaaaaaaagtttgttaaaaaaaagggagggaaacCAGGCACTCCAAAGAAAATTCTTTGCTATAATGGCTCAATCATCTAAAACGGCAGCATGTTTCGACCACAGAGGTCTTCATCAGGgctgacaaacaaacatttgtggTGTGGCCACACCTATATGTCAACAACGACCAATGAGAATCAGTCACATaccaaagagagagaagaaagatggAAGTCTTCAACCTTTTCATAGAAGACTTTAAATCATAATTTGTATCCCAATGTGCACCAGACTGGTGCATCATTCATCTTTATAGTGTATTAAATTCTCTACtggaggggggaagggggggtcaTGTTCTTGTTTACCCCTAGAGTGTCTCAGATGTTGCTCAACAAGGCTTACTAAACCCTGTTGGAAACCCTGTTCTTTGCTCTTGTAAGGCTGACACTCGACATAATGGTGCCACACAGCATAAACAAGGTTAGAATTTCGATGCCCTCCTCCCACGTGGCCTCACAGCCACAGAGGTGGACTTTGATAGAGCTCATACAAAATCCAGGATGACATGGTTATAGGTTAAGTGTAGATCCAGAGTTCAGAAGATATAAGGTAACTGACAGTAATAGAATCTGGAAACAGAATCAAAAATAACCTTATTAAATCCATCTAACTGATGCTTTATGGATATCCTGGTTTGAATGATGATTTGGATTTTGGTGCTGATTAGTTTTCAACTTGCTTCAACTTCCTCTGGTTTGACTGCTTCTGGCTGTAGTTGACAGAGGTGCGGCCAAACCACAATAGTCGATTGGTAAGCCTTGTTGTAGACTTTTGCTGCATTCAGCTGCTCCTCAGATGGTCCCTGTTTCcaagttgggaagtcgttcttccgacttcagtgtgttcacgtaatttcagttcggaaagtttgagtgttaaaacaacaacaacaaacagtgtgGATGAAGAAGAcgtgtgaatgtctctgttacaagtCATGTTTGAGTAAAAAGTTCATGTGCAATACGTGAGTTTAtcaaaagtatcttaacattaacaaaacatattttgccccccatgtcATGACGCATATGACTTCACCTCGGCAAGTCGGGAACCTACTTCTTTCCCGAGTTGATTCAAGTTGTTcggacttgagcaggtgttcatgagCATTTTACAACGTGGAAACTGGTTTTTCAAATGTGTCTGACATCACATGATCAAACAATTTCAACTGTCTCTTATTCCTTTGACTGCCTACGATTGGCTGTAGTTATTATAGGTGAGGCCAAACCACAAATGTTTGCAAGCCCTGATGAAGACCTGTATGGTTGAAACTTGTTGGCTATTTTATGATTTAGCTATT carries:
- the LOC132954951 gene encoding signal transducer and activator of transcription 5B-like isoform X2, whose translation is MAMWIQAQQLQGEALHQMQALYGQHFPIEVRHYLSQWIESQLWDSVELDNPAEEAKAKRLLDNLVTELQKKATLQGGEDGFLLKIKLGHYANQLKSTYDRCPLELVRCIKHILHSEQRLVQEATNASCGSGGQAMDSLSQRHQQINQTFEELRLATQETENEMRKLQHSQEYFIIQYQENLRIQAQLSSLSSLPPAERTQRETTLQSKRTTVEAWLTREASTLQKYRLDLSEQHQKTLALLRKQQTLILDEELIQWKRRQQLAGNGGPHEGALDVLQSWCEKLADLIWQNRQQIRRCEHLTQQLPLPGPMEELLSKLNADITDIISALVTSTFIIEKQPPQVLKTQTKFAATVRLLVGGKLNVHMNPPQVKAVIVSEQQAKALLKNESTHSESSGEILNNNCVMEYHQATGTLSAHFRNMSLKRIKRSDRRGAESVTEEKFTVLFESQFSVGGNELVFHVKTLSLPVVVIVHGSQDNNATATVLWDNAFAEPGRVPFIVPDKVLWPQLCEALDMKYKAEMHSGRGLSEDNLVFLAQKAFTSSGNNPEEYRNMPISWAQFNRESLPGRNFTFWQWFDGVVELMKKHLKPHWNDGAILGFVNKQQAQDMLLSKPNGTFLLRFSDSEIGGITIAWVAENPNKPGERLVWNLLPYTTKDFSIRSLADRISDLNHLLFLYPDRPKDEVFAKYYTPPLSKAVDGYVKPQIKQVVPEFTTQNPEPSGGTPAFMDQTASPSVSNPNNFSVFPI